From the Hoplias malabaricus isolate fHopMal1 chromosome 13, fHopMal1.hap1, whole genome shotgun sequence genome, the window CAGTGCTGCCACCAAGCCTTTGTGTCCTAGGACTTCTTACGTCACACACCCAGGGTCGGTCGGCCAGCTGCATGCCGGTAGTTGATAAATCCTGAGTGTGTTGCCAAAGTGCACTCTTTGGGTATACGCTAGAGGCTACTTCAGTCACACAATCCTCACACAATGTTTAAGAAGTGGTTATTTTATTAACCAGATTTCCATTGACTAAAGTTAAGTAACTTGTAATAAGAGTTTTTCTTTGTACAgatttgtgtgaaactgtaattGTTGCATGTGCCTCATTAACCATTTCATCTTttgttgaattaaaaaaaaaagaaaaagcagacACAACCTGGGCATTCTTGGTCTAGTTTCCTGTGTGGCACACTCTGTCTCTGCAGTCATTCAGACTTGTGCTTGTGATGCAGGCAGTTTCTTCCATGATGCTGTGATTACAGGTCATAGACATTGACGGGTTGCACTTAATTTAGTATAAAATGTCCCCTTCACGAAAATAAACTCTGTTCATCTTAAAGGCACATGTTCTCCTCCACTGCCTTAAGAGAGGCTTGGATCTGATTTTAAAACTTTGCCTACATTCAGTACGTTTGGATCTGTCTCTACACACACTCCCTGCTACTTAACAGAGTTGGTAACTTAAGGTTATGGCCTAAGAGCCACAGCAGTCCGAAACCACCTTTTGAGACCGTCATTTTGAACAAAATGAACAAAGTGAAAATGCGATGAGCTACAATACGTTTCTTGCGTgtcttctggtgtgtgtgtgtgtatataaataaaagggACCAGAACTTGATTTTCACTAGGCGATGTCTTGTGTCTCTGTTTATATTAAACTGtgctacagtgtgtgtgagtttatatataatttatttatttttaaattgttgtgGTCTTAACTTTTAGTGCATGTCATGACTGATGTTTCGTTTTTTTTGTCCAGCTATAGATAATGGCTGAGCATGAACCAACCCCAGAGCAGCTAGCAGCCATCGCTGCCGAGAATGAGGAGAGCGAGGCTGTGAACTACAGGCCACCAGCACAGAAGACTCTGCAGGAAATCCAGGAGTTGGACAAGGACGACGAGAGCCTGCGCAAATATAAGGAGGCCTTGTTGGGTGCAGCCACCGCAGCTGCAGGTGTGTTCCAGTGCGTTTGAGCACATGCCCATATTAAGGCTAGCCTTGACTTATTGTGTGGTGGCCCCCAATCGCAGTGTCTCAcgcttttgtttttaaaatacaggAACTGTGCTgtattattgtttaaataataaCACTTGTGTAGTAGGGATGGGTGGTATCCATATTTTTTCATACTGTAATACCGTCTCAATATTATCAATaaagtatctctctctctctctctcaccctctctcaccGTGGGGGGGGGTGCTCTGTCAGACTGCACTGAGCCTTGTATCTTTTGAGCTCAAACTCGAGTTAATTTCCCTAAACACAGCCTGacagtgcacaccgacacaTGTCAACAATAAAAACCTGTTTCAGGGATTAGTTGGCTTAGCAGTGCAGCAATGAAAAACGTCCCCGTGAAACAGTTTACCACCGCGCTGCGTTCCAGACGTGGTTAGGCTTTTTAAACCGGTGCGGCCGGTATATGAAAAAATTCAtgtcataaaaataataaccgGATTTCAGTGTCAACAGATTTCATCAGTTTGCTTACTGCAACCAACTTAGTAGCTGAAGTGGCAATGCAGTGACTGAGTACCCTCTCTTGAGCCAATGTGTGTGGTGTAATAGACCAGGGGTGGCCGACCTGCGACTTACAAGCCACGCGTCTTTTTTCCTGTGGCTCTTCTTTCCACAATAGAACATATAGCCGTCTATTCAATGTATTTGGTACACAAATGGTTAATATCTCATTCTCTACGAGTCCTTCCTCCCAAACCCACATCGCTGACAGGATTGGTTTTGCCGTTTCTCGCTATCGTTTTAAAAAGCAACTGCACGTTAAATGAGGAACGATTCCATAAATTGTTATATAGTAACTCTGTACgtacatgtgtgtttgtgtgtatgttcagttaaatacacagtcacacagctccagggacctcctccaggtgactgtctgtgaggagtgtggtgtgttctccctgtgtctgcgtgggtttcctccaggtgactgtctgtgaggagtgtggtgtgttctccctgtgtctgcgtgggtttcatccaggggctccggtttcctcccacagtccaaaagcacacgttagtaggtggattggtgactcaaaagtgtccataggtgtgagtgaatatgtgtgtgtgtctgtctgtgttgccccgtgaaagactggtgccccctccagggtgtattcccgccttgcgcccaatgattccaggtaggctctggacccactgaattggataagcggttacagataatgaatgaatgaattttttatttaatttgcatCTATTTCAGGATTAGAGTGAAAATCTGGCATTACTTGCCTCGTATGTACTTTTTAGACTATTATCTCAGTTCCAGAATGTTCCTGTTGTTGATTCTATATGGACCTAATCTTAAAGACGTTACCCAAATCGACTAGTTTAGTGGGAAGATCAGCTAGAATGCTTTAACACACTTGTTAATTGGATATTAATGTGCGGATACTACATCACTCTTTCAACATCTTAAACTTTGAATGAGCATCACATTAGTGTCTGTTCTACTGTAACTCCACAGCGCTGCTGGTGTCTGCCGCTAATTAACTATTGAGATGCTTCATCTGCCAtcgctgtaaaaaaaaaatgtatcttcaaaataaatagtaactttatagaagGGAAAAACTTCCAGTGGAAGTCAATAGAAAAGTATTTAATTCCAAGTAGtgtttgagcatttctattggtccattcatcacagTTCTCAACACTTTTTAATGGaaagctgttgtgttcaaatctaaaaatccacaaaaatggaggaGGATGTTTTTCCCCGGAGAGCGACGATGTCTGAAAGTAGCTTTTAATGAATCCTTACTCAGATGTGGATCTATATTactactttttttattattatctatGCCATGCACCCTTAAACATTCCTAGTGTGTTATTAGAGAAAGGGAGGTGTGTTGGTTGCGTTGATCTGGGCCGGGTCGGGCCGCTGTGCTGATTACGTGACCTGATTCGCTGCTCTGCGGGTGCAGCGGCAGACTCTGAGGCAGCGGTCTTCAGACGGGGCTCTGCCTCTAGGCATCTGTCTTCGTGGATGGCGGGGCATCAGCTCACACTGAAAAACTAGGCAAAAAGGAGGTCATGTTCCCAAGAGCCCAAGTTTACTATTTTCAGTGTCCTAAAAATGCTGTCCAAAATAAGCCATGGAGTGTTTGAAAACAAGTTCATTAAAGGGGAGGTTTGGCCAAAAAAAGAAGAGTATAACATTTCAACTTCTGCTGTAAACTGCCCGTTTGTCTCCTGTAGTTGTGCCTCAATAGCTTTGAGAGTAAGatttgaacatttaaagctGGAAAAAAAACGCTTTCTCGTGATGTATTTTCAGGTTGGGATTACGTTTGAGTTTTGGGGCCATTACACTGTTATTGCTGAATGTCGTACATTAACTAACCCCTACACTGAAGGTACATTCATCTCTCTATTGGCCTAAGGGTGTTTTCAGTTGttgtttaaactgtgtgtaatGCATTCTGAGGTTCGTCATGATGCTGAAGACTGTTATGAATGAAGTAGTCACTAATGTGTTCTAAAGCTGTTTACTATCACTCCAGGAACCACTTTAAAAACTGTCCAAGAATGTCTTCtgttcatctgtgtgtgtgtgtgtgtgtgtttgaagtggcCTATGTCGAGTCAAAAAGTTCTTATGCATTTCCCCCAAGAAACATGTGTTTGCTGCAGTGTTCTGCTCAGGATTCTAAACTCAGTTATTTCTTTTCAGATCCTAACGTTCCCAATGTCCAAGTAACGCGGCTAACACTGGTTTGCGAAACAGCCCCTGCTCCTCTGACCCTTGACCTGCAAGGTAAGTGAACCCTCGAAAGAAGCAGGCTGTTGTCTTCAAGTGTTTTTACAGACGTGTGTAATGTATTTGAGAAGTGTACACTTTAGAATGACCTCCCTTTCATTAATCCACCTCACACCAGTTATAAAGAACGGCCAGTGGAGAATAGACATTACGGTTTTTATTCTACACTCCGGTGATTCACTCACTGCGGTCTTCATTGTGACACTACGCTTACGTTCAGGAGCTGAAGTCGCTGTTGTTTCTGGAAAGCCCTGATATAACGATGGGAAATGAAGAACGTTATGTTGCTCAGTATTTGAGGAATCAGCCGGTTAACAACAAACCCattattaaactttaaaagtTGAGTAGCCAATTGGGCAAAGAAGGAAACATCAAAGCTTTTAATTGACTTTCATTTATAGTgaaattatttaacattatttgaAGATATTTCCACATTGTGAGGAAATGTCAATTCTCCTGTATGtgttgggtggggggggggtgatttGTACAGGATTTGAGATGGTGCCAAAGAGCTAAACTGCAATTAGCAAATGCTCTTTTGTAAATAACAATTGCACTGTGTTTCCAATGTGTTTCTCAGAGAAATGTCAAGGGAAAGAGAGGcctggaggggggtggggtttGGTAAGAATCTGGGATGAATAAAAACAGGCCAAGCATAAAGACACACGTACAAAGCAGCCATCTGCTGGATAAAGCCTAACAGTGCACTCTGTTTCACTGAACACACATCAACACGCATCAAAACGGCTCTATTTCATAGTGTACCTCCACCCCTCCAACCTCCTGCCACCTTTACATTGTGATAGTTCACTTTTAGGTTCTACCCACAAACACTAAGGGTACTTTGATTTACAGCTACAGCAAAGAATCAAGCTCTAAATGACATAAGATCTGTCTCTGCTCAGGCTCTAAGAAGGTCCTACACTCTTGAGATACTCGAATGGAGGgaaatacaggtgcatctcaatgaattagaatataatcaaaaagatattttatttcaataattcaTTCACAAAATGTGAAACTCATATATTGTATTGGTTAATTACAGAgtgatatttcaagtgtttatctCTTTTaagttgatgattatggcttacagccaatgaaaacacaaCAGTCAtgatctcagaaaatttgaatattacatAAGTCTAATTTACTAAATGGGTTTAATACAGAAGTGTTGTCCCACTGtgaagtatgtacagtatattcaCTCAGTACTTGGTCAGGGCTCCTTCTCCATGAATCACTGCCTCAGTGCGGCGTGGCGTGGAggtgatcagtctgtggcactgctgaggtgttgtagaagcccaggttgctttgatagcgtCCTTCAGCTCGTCtccattgttgggtctggtgtctctcatcttcctcctgACAGTACTATGGGGTTGAGGTCGGGTGAGTGTGCTGTCCAGTCGTGTGCAGTGACGCTGTGGTCATTAAACCAGGTGTTGGTAGTTTTAGGAGTGAGGACAGgggccaagtcctgctggaacaTTAAATCCACAACTACATAAAGCTCGTCAGAGGGAAGCATGGAGTGCTCTACATTTTCCTGGTAGACGTCCGCACTGACAAAAATTGATCGtgatgtttgtaatgaatctatgagtttcactgtttgatttgaattactgaaataatacATAACAACATTTTAATATTCTAAGTTATTGAGATGCACCCTTGTCGTAAGGAAATCATTACGTTTTGGAACATGTACGTGATGTTATTCTTTGGGCTTGTACTTCCTCAGGAGACCTGGAGAGCTATAAGAAACAGTCATTTATACTGAAAGAGGGAGTGGAGTACAGGATAAAGATCAACTTCAAGGTGAGCCACTCAGTTGTTTGCACATCTTTTAGAAAATCTGAATTCCATTCCAGCTCATTGCTTTTCTGGTGTTTAAGGGATTTATATTAAACCCAGTAGCAATGGTAACGTTTTCACTTCCATGACTTAAGGTAATCTTCCATTAAACACAAGTTCAGGCAGAAAAGTGACACCTTCCAAAATAGTTCCTAATAGTTATGTGACACATTTTCTCACTTATTTTACAGCCTTACTTTGTAAATATCACTGTAGAATAAAGTGAatacttaaaggctaagcaccacttaatggacctccatgaatattccacattattgtagttactgacagatataagtatgaattaaaatgaaaatagcagcttaatttgctttaaaactgacaattttattaaattgacggaaaaacccgagctcgctacggaaattcttgaacgcgaccgtgacgtcactggtggacaacgccgcggtaaaacaccgttatgactgactgttatgacagtatctagctaaataaccaacattattcatgacaatagcctagcaataagctaaactcaaatgtagaggt encodes:
- the arhgdia gene encoding rho GDP-dissociation inhibitor 1 yields the protein MAEHEPTPEQLAAIAAENEESEAVNYRPPAQKTLQEIQELDKDDESLRKYKEALLGAATAAADPNVPNVQVTRLTLVCETAPAPLTLDLQGDLESYKKQSFILKEGVEYRIKINFKVNKEIVSGLKYVQQTFRKGVKLDKSDYMVGSYGPRQTEYEFLTPLEEAPKGMLARGTYNIKSKFTDDDKHDHLSWEWNLNIKKEWKD